The following nucleotide sequence is from Salvia miltiorrhiza cultivar Shanhuang (shh) chromosome 7, IMPLAD_Smil_shh, whole genome shotgun sequence.
AAGTTTAGAAATTTGCCCAAAGTTTtatggcgtaattaacccttttttttatgGCCTCATGCATTTAAGATTCTCTATTGCTCCTTTTGTGTGAcatatatattttgttatatACTTAAATACAAGACATTTGACAAATTTAGGGGTTTGTCCAACATAGGGTGTATATATTAgcttatataaattttaaatttcaagaTTTTAGTATTGTCACATGTCAATTATTCATGGATACaataactaataaaaataaaattaaatgataattatatactttaatttgatggaataaatcatgattaataattaactaataaaattaaaattaaagaatccTACGATGATCCTATGATGGAaggaaataaaaacaaaattgaaagtgaaaGATAAAAGTGAGTCAATTATGGTACATTAACGTCAAATTCTTCTATTACTACCACTCACACTCAGACTCAGCCGTAAATCCTTCATATTTTTACAAGAAGATCGGTCAGCGTGAAGATTAGATAGAAGAATCAATGTAGTCTGTATTTTGATAATATAAAGTCAATAAGATTGTCTATCGAAACGAGTgtctatatattttaataaagggAAAAATTCATTTGGCCAGATTTTAACCATATAATAtggatttttttatataaaattcatgtatttaatttgttacatttaaaataaaaatacaatttagttattagtttttttttttttacccattatgactattttttatttcttttaaaaaaatactaataaaataaataaatgcaaaaatataaaaataattactccaTATCAATGCCAAATAGCATGAGTAGTCTTTCATAAAATAGGGTAATTGGATTGACATCATAGAAAGCGAAATACATAGATCCCAATTAACGATCAAGTCCAAGTTGATGAAAAAAAGCCGTCAAATTGTGCGTAGAAGATCCATTTTCCGCCGCAGCTTCTCTGGCGAGTCCCTTCCATTTGTTGGCGTTGTCTCTGAATTGAATGCTCTTCTGACCCCCATCCATCACTTCCTCGACACACCTCCTTATCTCCCCACTCTCCACGACCCCATCCTCCTTCGGTTTCACTCTTACTCCTATCCTCCACACATCCTCAATCAACTTCGCATTGGTCCCCTGATCCGTCCAATGGGGGAACGCCACCACGCCCACCCCACACGACAAGCTCTCCAGACTCGAGTTCCATCCGCAGTGCGTCACGAAGCATCCCAGCGACGGGTGCGTCAGGACCTCGAGCTGGGAGCACCACGCCACAATCTTCCCCATCTCCCCCAAATCCTTCAACCACCTCAACTCCTCGAACCACCCACAGGAACGGCCTACCGGCGTCGAGCAGGCCCTTGGCGATCTCCTCCATCTGCACCTTCGGGAGCTTCAACAGACTGCCAAACGACACGTAAACCACCGACGATTGGGGCTTCGAGTTCAGCCACTCGATGCAGTCGTCGGATTTCTCGAAGAGGTCGGCGCCGAACGACTTATCGGACGGATCCTTGCCGTCGATGAAAGCGGAGGGAATCAACGGGCCAACTCCGATCATCTCGTATCCGGGGATGGCGCCCAGCGCTTCCGCCTCCAACGCGTCGAAAGTGTTGACGAGCACTCTCGGCTTCGTCTCTGCATCCAGCGCTTCGAGCTGCTCTTTAAACGTGGGGAGCATTAAGGCATGCGCGTCCGAGCTTGACGGAAGCATGAAGGAAGGGAGGTCGCTCTTGGAGAGCAGCGGAGCTCCGGGGATCTGAATTCTCCACGAGGGATCATCGGAGTTTGCGGTGATTTCGTCTGCAAAACCGTTGAAGTAGTGGTAGTATATGCTCAAAACGGTGGCCGGTTGGATCCAGAGAAGCGCGCTGGGAATGTGGAGGTCACGCGCCACCTCGGACGCCCAGGGGAGGAGGAGGGTGTAGATTAGGGTTGTGATGGGGCGGCTCTGGTCGGCGGCGGTGCGGATGGCGTCTTTCAAGGCCTTGGAGCCGTGGCTTCGTATCTCGGTCATTAACTTAGTGACGTCGTCGCCCATGTTGAATCCGTCGTCGAATCCGTCGGAAAATTCGACGAAGGTGAGGCCCTTGGTTAGGTTGGTGGTGGTGGACTTGGCCATGCGGCGGCGTGCGGATGTGCAGGTGGCGAATGTGACGTGGATGCCCATGCTCATCAGCTTCTTCGCGAACTGAAGGGCAGGGTTGATGTGGCCTTGGGCCGGGAAGGTTACTAGGAGCACGTGGCGCTGTTCCATTCGTCAACCGGGATTTTTGTGCgtttgagtatatatatatatatatatatatgcacaaaAGGGACGATGAATTCTAGTGAGAGTAGtgcttgtgagttgtgagtgCAGCGAGCGAGGTTAATTGGGATGTTTATTCAGGTTATGATCCAAgtgatatatatgtgtatatgtatAGAGAGATAAGTCTTggtgtgtggttggtgattaGTGGAGGCATGAGTGTGTGACGTTTGAGCTGACGACGACTGAAAATACAGTACCAAAGATGAATTTTCCTTATCCTGGTTGGATTATATATGAGGTTGAGATGAAACCAAGGCTTTGCAGTTTCTGCATACAACATCACATGTACGTGGGTTTCATAGTTCCAACAtcaaacaacaacaaaattaGAGTTTAGAGATGATGTTTGTGGTGCAGTCATGCGTGACATTGCGGTGGTTGCTGACGTTGCACGTACCAGGGCCTATCTAAGCACATTCACTTAATATAAGGTGCTCCACATGTAGCATGTAGGATTAGATAGGATtaatcttatactccctccgtccacgaaatgagtacccatttgtggacggcacgggttttaagaaatgtatggagtgtagtgtgaatagtttaagggtcccactttttgagtgtattaattaaagagatgtgtggggtacacttgccaaaaagggaaatgggtactcatttcgt
It contains:
- the LOC130992609 gene encoding LOW QUALITY PROTEIN: UDP-glycosyltransferase 75C1-like (The sequence of the model RefSeq protein was modified relative to this genomic sequence to represent the inferred CDS: inserted 2 bases in 1 codon) translates to MEQRHVLLVTFPAQGHINPALQFAKKLMSMGIHVTFATCTSARRRMAKSTTTNLTKGLTFVEFSDGFDDGFNMGDDVTKLMTEIRSHGSKALKDAIRTAADQSRPITTLIYTLLLPWASEVARDLHIPSALLWIQPATVLSIYYHYFNGFADEITANSDDPSWRIQIPGAPLLSKSDLPSFMLPSSSDAHALMLPTFKEQLEALDAETKPRVLVNTFDALEAEALGAIPGYEMIGVGPLIPSAFIDGKDPSDKSFGADLFEKSDDCIEWLNSKPQSSVVYVSFGSLLKLPKVQMEEIAKGLLDAGRPFLWVXFEELRWLKDLGEMGKIVAWCSQLEVLTHPSLGCFVTHCGWNSSLESLSCGVGVVAFPHWTDQGTNAKLIEDVWRIGVRVKPKEDGVVESGEIRRCVEEVMDGGQKSIQFRDNANKWKGLAREAAAENGSSTHNLTAFFHQLGLDR